In Actinomyces weissii, a genomic segment contains:
- the thrC gene encoding threonine synthase, which yields MQFISTRGGMRPKSFTEILLDGLAPDGGLVVPESLPALSAAQIESWRALSYPELAAQVIGLFATDIPADRLLELTREAYGPSRFPETVVPVKLLGESLGLIGLSEGPTMAFKDLAMQFLGQAVPYVLSLRGGVLNILGATSGDTGSAAEHAFRSSPGVSVFMLSPAGRMSDVQRAQMYSLTEPSIHNIAVQGVFDDCQNLVKELNADAVFKERHSLGAVNSINFGRIAAQCVYYFWSWLRVTDRLIPEERAAQWQEPRFSFAVPSGNFGNIYAGHLARRLGLPIRRLILATNENNVLEEFFRTGVYRPRSGADTLATSSPSMDISKASNLERFLWELLGPQDFLSAWQELEATGQLDLSAQQERLVKELGFAASTSTHRARLSAISAAYQEHQVLIDPHTADGWTAAQRLVEPGETVLVMETAKPAKFGQTVSEALGVEVAVSAELEELLSLPQQVEEIPNDPAVLRRIISERAL from the coding sequence ATGCAGTTCATCTCCACCCGCGGCGGTATGCGCCCCAAGAGCTTCACGGAGATCCTTCTCGATGGGCTGGCACCCGACGGCGGACTGGTGGTGCCTGAGTCGCTGCCTGCTTTGAGTGCCGCACAGATCGAGTCCTGGCGCGCTCTCAGCTACCCGGAGCTGGCCGCGCAGGTGATCGGCTTGTTCGCCACCGACATCCCCGCAGACAGGCTCCTGGAGCTGACCCGGGAGGCATATGGTCCGTCACGCTTCCCGGAGACTGTGGTTCCGGTGAAGCTGCTTGGAGAGTCTCTGGGCCTGATAGGTCTTTCCGAGGGTCCGACCATGGCCTTCAAAGACCTGGCTATGCAGTTCCTGGGGCAGGCTGTCCCATACGTGCTGTCCCTGAGGGGCGGGGTGCTCAATATCCTGGGGGCCACCAGCGGGGACACCGGTTCCGCGGCCGAGCACGCCTTCCGCAGCAGCCCAGGCGTGTCCGTCTTTATGCTCTCCCCGGCAGGCCGGATGAGCGACGTGCAACGGGCCCAGATGTACTCACTGACCGAGCCTAGTATCCACAACATCGCCGTCCAGGGGGTATTCGACGACTGCCAGAACCTGGTAAAGGAGCTTAACGCCGACGCCGTCTTCAAGGAGCGCCACAGCCTGGGAGCTGTAAACTCCATCAACTTTGGGCGTATTGCCGCCCAGTGCGTCTACTACTTCTGGAGCTGGCTGCGGGTCACGGATCGTCTGATCCCAGAGGAGCGGGCCGCCCAGTGGCAGGAGCCGCGGTTCTCCTTTGCGGTGCCCTCAGGCAACTTTGGCAACATCTACGCTGGGCACCTGGCTAGACGCCTTGGTCTGCCTATCCGCCGTCTGATCCTGGCCACCAATGAGAACAACGTGCTGGAGGAGTTCTTCCGCACGGGGGTCTACCGGCCTCGCTCCGGCGCAGACACCTTGGCTACCTCTAGCCCGTCCATGGACATTTCCAAGGCCTCCAACCTAGAGCGTTTCCTGTGGGAGTTGCTAGGGCCGCAGGACTTCCTGAGCGCCTGGCAGGAGCTGGAGGCCACCGGGCAGCTGGACCTTTCCGCCCAGCAGGAGCGCCTGGTCAAGGAGCTTGGTTTCGCCGCCTCCACCTCCACCCACCGTGCCCGCCTCTCAGCGATATCTGCTGCGTACCAGGAGCACCAGGTGCTTATCGACCCGCACACGGCTGACGGTTGGACCGCAGCGCAGCGCCTGGTGGAGCCGGGTGAGACAGTGCTGGTCATGGAGACCGCCAAGCCCGCCAAGTTCGGGCAGACCGTCTCGGAGGCCCTGGGCGTTGAGGTAGCCGTATCTGCCGAGCTGGAGGAGCTGCTATCCCTGCCGCAGCAGGTGGAGGAGATCCCTAACGACCCGGCGGTGCTTAGGCGCATCATCTCTGAACGCGCGCTCTAG